Proteins from one Deltaproteobacteria bacterium genomic window:
- the aroE gene encoding shikimate dehydrogenase, with amino-acid sequence MSRIDPTHRICALFGHPVGHSLSPAIHNAAFAALGIPLVYVAHDIAPGQIKEGIAAIRTLNYRGLSVTIPHKVCALSCMDEVDPTANAIGCINTVVNDNGRLRGYNSDGRGALNALREAGADPKGQRVLMLGSGGGARAISMTLALEARPQNLSILSIDDTELTKLTNDITQRSGLKVDGLTLNDHNLKYAINQSDILLHCTPVGQSPNQSQSLVPTSLLRNDLAVFDIVYNPRRTQLLQQAAAAGCRIIEGVEMFLGQALVQFELWTGKKPPVEVMRQVLLERL; translated from the coding sequence ATGTCACGTATTGATCCTACACATCGAATTTGCGCTCTATTTGGGCATCCGGTTGGCCACTCGCTATCACCTGCTATCCATAATGCTGCTTTTGCTGCTTTGGGTATTCCCTTAGTTTACGTTGCGCATGATATAGCTCCAGGGCAAATAAAAGAAGGTATTGCAGCCATTCGTACCCTTAATTACCGTGGGCTTTCAGTAACCATACCTCACAAAGTCTGTGCTCTTTCTTGTATGGATGAAGTTGATCCTACTGCTAATGCCATTGGCTGTATCAACACTGTAGTAAATGACAATGGCCGGTTACGTGGTTATAACAGCGATGGTCGCGGCGCTCTTAATGCATTGCGCGAAGCAGGGGCAGACCCTAAAGGCCAACGCGTGCTTATGCTAGGTTCAGGTGGTGGTGCTCGCGCTATCAGTATGACTTTAGCATTAGAAGCTCGCCCTCAAAACCTCTCTATTTTGAGTATTGATGACACTGAACTCACAAAACTTACTAACGATATAACTCAACGCTCTGGCTTAAAAGTTGATGGTCTTACCCTTAATGACCATAATTTAAAATATGCTATTAATCAAAGCGACATTTTATTGCATTGTACTCCGGTTGGTCAAAGCCCAAATCAATCGCAATCACTAGTGCCAACATCGCTTTTACGTAATGACCTTGCAGTCTTCGATATCGTCTACAATCCACGACGCACACAATTACTGCAACAAGCTGCTGCTGCTGGTTGTCGGATCATCGAAGGGGTTGAAATGTTTTTAGGGCAAGCTTTGGTACAATTTGAATTGTGGACCGGTAAAAAGCCTCCTGTTGAAGTAATGCGACAAGTGTTGTTGGAGCGATTATGA
- a CDS encoding DNA methylase: MPKTILKNINKDFHLVPTKEKRIFRHTKSSSEKYRQRRFSRPAKPPLALQTTTLWDYPSQHYGDKTQGDREYIGATPAYVIWNVISRYSKNNDLIVDPFCGSGTTLDVAFDLQRQARGFDLVSTRQDIEIADARNLPLPNNIAKVVFADPPYGNHIKYSDEPRCIGKLSPYGNDYYHEMDKVFRECCRILQPGGYFALYVCDFFIKKHGFAPVGFELFASLAHYLQPVDIIAVVRHNKSFKQSNFHKAAAEQNFFLRGFNYLFIAQKSLAIKKRR; the protein is encoded by the coding sequence ATGCCAAAGACAATATTGAAAAATATAAATAAGGATTTTCATCTAGTGCCTACTAAAGAAAAACGTATCTTTCGTCATACTAAGTCGTCATCTGAAAAATATCGTCAACGTCGATTTTCACGCCCCGCGAAACCGCCGCTAGCCCTACAGACTACAACCTTGTGGGATTATCCCTCGCAACACTATGGCGATAAAACACAAGGCGACCGCGAATATATTGGCGCTACACCTGCGTATGTCATATGGAATGTGATATCTCGCTATAGTAAAAATAATGATCTGATTGTTGATCCATTTTGCGGTTCGGGCACAACTTTAGATGTTGCTTTTGATTTACAACGTCAAGCACGTGGCTTTGACTTAGTCTCAACACGTCAAGATATTGAAATTGCAGACGCTCGTAACCTACCACTACCAAACAATATAGCTAAAGTAGTCTTTGCTGATCCGCCTTATGGAAATCACATTAAATATTCAGACGAGCCTCGTTGTATTGGCAAACTTAGCCCCTACGGTAATGATTATTATCACGAAATGGATAAAGTATTTCGTGAGTGCTGCCGCATTCTGCAACCAGGTGGTTATTTTGCCTTATACGTCTGCGATTTTTTCATAAAAAAACATGGTTTTGCACCAGTAGGTTTTGAATTGTTTGCTTCACTGGCTCATTATTTGCAACCTGTTGATATCATAGCTGTCGTACGTCACAACAAATCTTTTAAACAAAGCAATTTTCATAAAGCTGCCGCTGAACAAAACTTTTTCTTACGTGGATTTAATTATTTATTTATTGCGCAAAAATCATTAGCGATAAAAAAGCGCCGCTAA
- a CDS encoding shikimate kinase codes for MNLALVGYRGTGKSVIASQLGQLLNLNVISLDREIANEAGMTIPEIVAKHGWVNFRDLEEKICAQYALKDGLVIDCGGGIIERESNIAILKQNCIVFWLKAEISTIASRIADDTQRPSLTGAKSFIEEIKEVLARRIPLYRKIAHVEIATDNQSINDLALTITNHFRYAKDNIEKYK; via the coding sequence ATGAACTTAGCATTAGTTGGCTATCGCGGCACCGGCAAAAGTGTTATTGCTTCACAGCTTGGTCAACTACTCAATCTTAATGTTATAAGTTTAGATCGAGAAATCGCCAATGAAGCTGGTATGACTATTCCAGAAATAGTTGCTAAGCACGGTTGGGTTAATTTTCGCGACCTTGAAGAAAAAATATGCGCCCAATACGCCTTAAAAGATGGCTTAGTAATTGACTGTGGTGGTGGTATTATTGAGCGTGAATCTAACATTGCTATTTTAAAACAAAACTGCATAGTATTTTGGCTCAAAGCTGAAATATCGACTATAGCATCACGAATTGCAGATGATACACAAAGACCATCATTAACTGGTGCTAAAAGTTTTATTGAAGAAATTAAAGAAGTACTTGCTCGACGCATACCTTTGTATCGTAAAATAGCTCATGTTGAGATAGCTACTGATAATCAATCGATTAATGATTTGGCGCTAACTATTACTAATCATTTTCGTTATGCCAAAGACAATATTGAAAAATATAAATAA
- a CDS encoding enoyl-CoA hydratase/isomerase family protein, which yields MKTLLIQHKQDITTITLNRPECRNALNQEMIAELTQAFGNLSPEMRTVILCGAGDIFCAGADLNWMRQSKDFTHAENLADAKHLADMFAAIVNAKCATIAKVHGAAFGGGAGLAACCDIVVADENCKFGFPEVRIGLIPAVISPYVLRRISVAQVQRYFITGETITATRALQIGLVDEIYSTAVCDDVINKLIKNLLAAGPNALIAAKRLLHDVSKLINNTDANKYYEYTSEAIASLRVQAEAQEGLKAFLEKRQPSWIKNKKQE from the coding sequence ATGAAAACTCTACTTATCCAACATAAGCAAGACATAACCACGATTACGTTAAATCGCCCAGAGTGTCGCAATGCGCTTAATCAAGAAATGATTGCCGAGTTAACCCAAGCCTTTGGCAATCTTAGTCCTGAGATGCGCACGGTAATTTTATGTGGTGCTGGTGATATATTTTGTGCGGGGGCAGATTTAAATTGGATGCGGCAGAGTAAAGATTTCACTCATGCAGAAAATTTAGCTGATGCTAAGCATTTAGCAGATATGTTTGCTGCAATTGTTAATGCTAAATGTGCCACAATCGCTAAAGTGCATGGTGCAGCTTTTGGTGGTGGTGCAGGTTTAGCGGCTTGCTGTGATATTGTGGTTGCTGATGAAAATTGTAAATTCGGTTTTCCTGAGGTGCGTATAGGGTTAATTCCGGCAGTAATTTCACCTTATGTTTTACGACGTATTAGTGTGGCCCAAGTTCAACGCTACTTTATTACTGGTGAAACCATAACCGCTACACGTGCTTTGCAAATTGGTTTGGTTGATGAAATATATAGTACAGCGGTATGTGATGATGTGATTAACAAACTTATTAAAAACTTATTGGCAGCTGGGCCGAACGCATTAATTGCAGCAAAACGTTTGCTGCATGACGTATCGAAACTAATTAACAATACTGATGCTAATAAATATTATGAATATACTAGCGAGGCAATCGCATCATTGCGGGTGCAGGCAGAAGCACAAGAAGGATTAAAAGCCTTTTTAGAAAAGCGCCAACCCAGTTGGATTAAAAATAAGAAACAAGAATAA
- a CDS encoding DUF4143 domain-containing protein gives MSPIVPPFIGGKRAEIKASRKIYFFDCGIRNIIFGGFEPINNRNESGALFENWVFAELYRASGILGNIHYWRTRHGLEVDFIFQYNKKISAIEVKQQAMQKPILPRALCDFIDLYQPTQALVVNSNLSTTKKYNGIEVYWCKPAELKKLL, from the coding sequence CTGTCCCCAATAGTCCCCCCATTTATTGGTGGCAAACGAGCTGAAATAAAAGCGTCTAGAAAAATATACTTTTTTGATTGTGGTATTAGAAATATTATTTTTGGTGGATTTGAACCAATAAATAATCGTAATGAATCTGGTGCTTTATTTGAAAATTGGGTGTTCGCCGAGCTATACCGTGCATCTGGCATTTTAGGTAATATACACTATTGGCGTACTCGACATGGTTTGGAAGTAGATTTTATTTTTCAATACAATAAAAAAATTAGTGCAATTGAAGTGAAACAACAAGCTATGCAAAAACCTATTTTGCCTCGAGCTTTATGTGACTTTATTGATTTATATCAACCTACTCAAGCTTTAGTGGTAAATAGTAATCTTAGCACAACAAAAAAATATAATGGAATAGAAGTGTATTGGTGTAAACCTGCAGAACTTAAAAAATTACTTTAA